In a single window of the Pseudochaenichthys georgianus chromosome 16, fPseGeo1.2, whole genome shotgun sequence genome:
- the eaf1 gene encoding ELL-associated factor 1 — protein MNGSTNPLLDKEEHVLKLGESFEKRPKSSFHTIRYDFKPASIDTSCEGELQVGKGEEVTITLPHIPGSTPPMTVFKGNKRPYQKDCVLIINHDTGEFMLEKLSSSIQVKKTRAEGSSKIQARIEQQSVRSTSQPSSQFRAPTKPGAKASPSPSKASPSPSKASPSPSPSKDDPSPEPQLDDIKRELRAEVEVIEQMSSSSSDSASGSGEESSDGEPDVAPPRPLSQTSPPPTANGGQPGNNQLMNTLRNDLQLSESGSDSDDD, from the exons ATGAACGGGAGCACCAATCCGCTGCTGGACAAAGAGGAGCATGTCCTGAAGCTGGGGGAGAGCTTCGAGAAGAGGCCCAAATCCTCCTTTCATACTATCAGAT ATGACTTCAAACCAGCCTCCATCGACACGAGCTGTGAGGGAGAGCTGCAAGTTGGGAAAGGAGAAGAAGTTACCATCACGCTACCTCACATCCCA GGCTCCACGCCTCCCATGACGGTGTTCAAAGGGAACAAGCGGCCGTACCAGAAGGACTGCGTGCTCATCATCAACCACGACACCGGGGAATTCATGCTGGAGAAGCTGAGCAGCAGCATCCAGGTCAAGAAGACCAG ggcgGAGGGCAGCAGTAAGATCCAGGCGCGGATCGAGCAGCAGTCGGTCCGCTCCACCTCTCAGCCCTCCTCTCAGTTTCGAGCCCCCACAAAGCCCGGGGCCAaagcctccccctccccctctaaagcctccccctccccctctaaagcctccccctccccctccccctctaaAGACGACCCGTCCCCGGAGCCTCAACTCGACGACATCAAGAGAG AGCTGCGTGCGGAGGTGGAAGTCATCGAGCAGATGAGCAGCAGCTCCTCGGACTCGGCCTCCGGCAGCGGAGAGGAGAGCAGCGACGGAGAGCCGGACGTCGCCCCCCCCCGGCCGCTCAGCCAGACCTCGCCCCCTCCCACAGCCAACGGGGGGCAGCCGGGCAACAACCAGCTCATGAACACACTGC GAAACGACCTTCAACTCAGCGAGTCGGGCAGCGACAGTGATGACGACTAA
- the mettl6 gene encoding tRNA N(3)-methylcytidine methyltransferase METTL6, with the protein MSKSEGFPVDIKTTAPEVEVGLKEDISPCVFGQNRASSSCRVLTQEEPDTLSREKALVSDFKLMKLEKEAQKNWDLFYKRNTTNFFKDRHWTTREFEELNACREFESQRLVLLEAGCGVGNCVFPLLEEDLNIFVYACDFSPRAVEFVKLNPLCCPERCHAFQCDLTKDDLRGNVPEGSVDVVTLIFVLSAVHPDKMKLALQNISRVLKPGGMVLFRDYGLNDHAMLRFKAGSKLGENFYVRQDGTRSYFFSKEFLSELFADAGLQSVSNDYVLRETVNKKEGLCVPRVFLQSKFTKPGQSQSS; encoded by the exons ATGTCGAAAAGTGAAGGTTTTCCTGTGGATATTAAAACAACAGCTCCAGAAGTAGAAGTGGGACTAAAAGAAGATATTTCTCCGTGTGTTTTCGGACAGAACAGagcctcctcctcctgcagggTTTTGACCCAGGAGGAGCCGGACACACTGAGCCGAGAAAAGGCTCTGGTGTCCGACTTCAAACTCATGAAGCTGGAGAAAGAAGCTCAGAAAAACTGGGACTTGTTTTACAAAAGAAACACCACCAACTTCTTCAAGGACAGACACTGGACCACCAGAGAGTTTGAAGAGCTCAACGCATGCAGAGAG TTTGAGTCCCAGAggctggtgctgctggaggcCGGCTGCGGGGTGGGAAACTGCGTCTTCCCTCTGCTGGAGGAGGACCTGAACATCTTCGTTTACGCCTGCGACTTCTCCCCACGAGCTGTCGAGTTTGTGAAA CTGAACCCTCTGTGCTGTCCCGAGCGCTGCCATGCCTTCCAGTGCGACCTAACCAAAGACGACCTGAGGGGAaatgtccctgaaggcagcgtgGACGTCGTCACGCTCATCTTCGTCCTGTCAGCCGTCCATCCCGACAAGATGAAGCTGGCTCTGCAGAACATCAGCAGG GTGCTGAAGCCCGGCGGCATGGTGCTGTTCAGAGACTACGGACTGAATGACCACGCCATGCTGAGGTTTAAAGCCGGCAGCAAGCTGGGGGAGAACTTCTACGTCCGGCAAGATGGAACCAGATCATACTTCTTCTCTAAAG AGTTCCTGTCCGAGCTGTTTGCGGACGCCGGCCTCCAGTCCGTTTCTAACGACTACGTCCTGAGAGAGACCGTCAacaagaaggaggggctgtgtgTCCCCAGAGTGTTCCTGCAGAGCAAATTCACCAAGCCCGGCCAATCACAGAGCTCCTGA
- the LOC117460327 gene encoding tripartite motif-containing protein 16-like: MALQLDQEKLCCPVCLVCRVSYCELHLQPHYESPAFKTHQLIKPSENLQEKFCSRHDEVMKIFCRTDQQTICILCSMDDHKDHDTVSAAVERKEKRSEIGMSLQKIKQRIDDREKDVKALQQEMVEINASADEAVKNSEMTLQQLVSLIEKKGSALKDEIRSQQKTEVSRVKELQEKMEEEIAQLRRKDAELEHLSHTDDHILFLHKYPLLSNLSESDSPRFKIQSLKHFEDVEVAVTEARDKLQDILNEEGLKISLKVSEVDVLLPQPEPKTRDEFLRYSRQITLDPNTVNTGLSLSEGNRKATVVREKQSYPSHRDRFSDCLQVLSRESLTGRCYWEVQRSSGGVSVAVSYKDISRTGSESGFGDNDKSWALGCFDTSYNFRHNNIRTVLSGPQSSTIGVYLDHKAGELSFYSVSDTMTLLHRVQKTFTQPLQAGLWVYWVGDTAELCELK; encoded by the coding sequence ATGGCGCTGCAGCTAGACCAGGAGAAGCTCTGTTGCCCCGTTTGTCTGGTGTGTCGGGTCTCTTACTGTGAGCTCCACCTTCAGCCTCACTATGAATCTCCTGCCTTTAAAACGCACCAGCTGATCAAACCCTCCGAAAACCTGCAGGAGAAGTTTTGCTCCCGCCACGACGAGGTGATGAAGATTTTCTGCCGCACCGATCAGCAGACCATATGTATTTTGTGCTCCATGGATGACCATAAAGACCATGACACGGTCTCAGCTGCTGTAGAAAGGAAAGAGAAGAGGAGCGAAATTGGGATGAGTCTGCAGAAAATCAAGCAAAGGATCGATGACAGAGAGAAGGACGTGAAGGCGCTTCAGCAGGAGATGGTGGAAATCAATGCCTCTGCTGATGAGGCAGTGAAGAACAGCGAGATGACTTTACAACAGCTTGTCAGTCTCATTGAGAAAAAAGGCTCTGCTCTAAAGGATGAAATCAGATCCCAGCAGAAAACTGAAGTCAGCCGGGTCAAAGAGCTTCAGGAGAAGATGGAGGAGGAGATCGCTCAACTGAGGAGGAAGGACGCTGAGCTGGAGCATCTGTCACACACCGATGACCACATCCTCTTTCTACATAAATACCCGTTGCTGTCGAATCTCAGTGAATCTGACTCACCCAGATTCAAAATCCAATCCCTGAAACACTTTGAAGATGTGGAAGTAGCTGTGACAGAGGCCCGCGATAAACTACAAGACATTCTCAACGAGGAAGGGCTGAAGATCTCACTAAAAGTCAGCGAGGTAGATGTCTTACTGCCACAACCAGAGCCCAAGACCAGAGACGAATTCCTAAGATACTCCCGTCAAATCACACTGGATCCCAACACTGTTAACACGGGGCTGTCGTTATCTGAAGGGAACAGAAAAGCAACAGTTGTGAGAGAAAAGCAATCATATCCCAGTCACCGAGACAGGTTTTCCGACTGCCTTCAGGTCCTGAGTAGAGAGAGTCTGACTGGACGTTGTTACTGGGAGGTGCAGAGAAGCAGTGGAGGCGTTTCAGTGGCCGTTTCATACAAGGATATCAGCAGGACAGGGAGTGAAAGTGGATTTGGAGACAATGACAAGTCGTGGGCATTAGGATGCTTCGATACAAGTTATAACTTCAGACATAACAACATCAGAACTGTGCTCTCAGGCCCTCAGTCCTCTACGATAGGAGTTTACCTGGATCACAAGGCAGGAGAACTGTCCTTCTACAGCGTCTCTGACACGAtgactctcctccacagagtCCAGAAAACATTCACTCAGCCGCTTCAAGCTGGACTTTGGGTTTATTGGGTTGGAGACACTGCTGAGTTGTGTGAGCTTAAGTAG